The Hevea brasiliensis isolate MT/VB/25A 57/8 chromosome 9, ASM3005281v1, whole genome shotgun sequence nucleotide sequence aatacaaagagaggaaataaataaaaaatacttctgtctagactttccattattaattttttttcccgTATGATCCTTCCCAAACAAAAGgtcaataattataaaaaaaaataataataataatatttctttTTTCTTACTAAACGCGTTTCCAAAACAACTGGGTTGAAGCCCTGAGAATCTTTCAATCATATACACCTATAAATATATACTTGTCAAACCCTCTGCACCGCAACCCATCTCCCCCCCATTTTCTTCTTATTCGATCTCGCGCTTTCTCTGCAAGAATCATATCTACCATTCAGAGTTTTCTTGCTCACTGAATAATAGCAAAGGAGGGTTCAATAACATTTACTTATTGGAATTCTTGAATCTCAGATCTTCCTAGCTTCTTTAATCATGGGAAACTACGTCTCTTGCAAGCTAGCGAACCCATTATTACTCAAGAACTCAAAATCAACAAAAGTGATCTTCCCATCCGGAGAAATTGGCCAAATCCACCAACCCACCAAAGCTGCTGAGCTCATGATGGAGACACCAAACTTCTTCATCGTTAACTCCAAGTCCCTGAAAATTGGTCGGAGATTTTGTGCTCTCAATGCTGACGATGATCTTCAAAAGGCAAATGTGTACATCATGTATCTCATGTATAGAAAGTACTCTGTGGTTACAGCAAGCGACTTGGGTGCTTTGTTCATGGGAGCCAACTCTGCAGTGAAACGGGTTTCGGGAGGGAAAGTAAGGTTCCGGCCGGATACTACTTCAGATACGGCCGTGGACGGGGTGGCGGTTCCCAGGCTGAGCTTGGAAGGTACAGAAGAAGTTTCGACACCAGAGTTTAGGCATAGGATGTCCATGTCACGGTCAAGGAAGCCATTGTTGGCAACCATAGATGAAGAGCCAGTTCGTTCAAGATGATAATGGGTTCTTCTATGGATTTTAAGGTCCTGGTTTTGTTTTAGGACAAAAGAAAAATTATGTTTTGGGAACAAAATCTATAAATTGAGCCCAATTACAAAATTAAATGTACAcgattattttctctttttttaattttttatatatatagaaaCAATCAAACAGGAACATttttctttaatatatatatacatatttgtCAATTCCATGTTCATGGAACTAATAGATCTCCTCTACTTGATCTTTACGACatataaaagaaaattagaaataaaaaataataagaagaagaagaatggaatACATTAATAGtatgaaaaattgtaatttagaATTAATCTAACTAGGTGACAACAACATTGCTACTACCATCTCAAACTTAAAGTTATAATTTCTTCTAAAAATAATTCaggttattaatttataaaattgaaattaataataaaaaattgaattttttttaatgatttatATCCCCTTGTCAAAGTTTAGACAAAATCATTCAAAAgagaattctttttttttttaatgcttttCTCATTAATTTGTTACAATGTCATAATAAGTGCTCCAATCCAATCCAGCTTGTTCAATTCTAGGGTTGAATCCTAattatatatgataattattccATTATAGAATAAGAAATTGTTAAGCATATTTCTAGCGCATGTATAGTTATGAACAAtaccatttaattaatttctagACATGGCGACTGCAAATTATGTATAATGGGGTTAGATCAACTCAGACAATatcacaaaattttaaatttattgttttGTTACTTTATCTAGTTATAATTGTCAAAGGGTCAAATTAGTTACATCAATTTTAGGTTCAAAATATTTGAAAACACCAAAAGTTTAGTGGTAAGGTCAAAGGTGTATAGTCAGTTTTGCTTAAAAACCTCCCATATGCTAACCATGCTTTCTTTGAATCTTATACAGTGATAAATCAATCGTCATGAGAGCTCTACCCATTTAGAACCATCATTGGGTATTAAAAGCAACCTAATTGATGTCAATTTTATGGTAAAACGTCTGgtattaaattatttaagcatCAATCAGTTTTGTTGTTACATAATCACCCAGAATAGTCAATTTTAGTGATGGACAAGAAAACCTTACGGTGAGGCATTTGCTATTAAGATAATTCTTGTTATTCATGAATATATTCTTGTATGATTTTCTCTGTTTCATCATCGTTTAGTATGGTTAAATTTTGTGAACCAGGTTCTTGCATGAAATGAAGAGTTCAAAACAACACCTTTCACTTTAGATGACTTCACCACCTCCTCCTGATATTGGCCGTCGTTCAACCCTGAGACATCTTCCATGCATTCCAGAGTTTTCATCATTCTCACAAGGCCTCCAATGAAAGCCCATCAAAAACTCTCTTTGTTGTTAGCCATTTCATCAACCTAAACAAAAAAATGTTTCTGCTTTTTAATGGCATATGTTTACTATCAAGTTCTTAAATATCCAGAATGACACCCTTAGGTCTCAACTCTCAAGAACTTCACATACTCTCTAAGCTCATCTCATTTGAATGCATATTATATATATGGCACAAGATGGATACCaaatgaatccagacctcacactgAGAACTTATTACGCTTTACTGGTTCAAAAGTCCATCAAGTTAATTACCCTCTTTCCACCATGATCTCCTTCATTCCACCCAAAGACGTGAATATCAAATCAAATTACTTCAATTTTCACCCTCATTTTAGTCCCTATTGGTGCTTGGCATGGGAACGGGAGAAAACCAGGATGGTAATAACAAGTTCCTTCCTTTGTATGAATGAGCTTTAATTTAGCTTAATAGTTTGTGTTTCTCATAAGTAAATTAGTCTTGCTTGTACCAAATAAACAAGAATAAAAATTGTATCACCACTGGTCAATTACTTGTttcataatatataaaaataaaaaactttataaacattttttaatattaaaaaaatacaattCAATAAtagaattaattgaaattaataagAATTCAATTAATAATGATGATAATTTcgttttttattaattgaaatttaatttaattttttttatatatgatcAGAGTTATTTTTAGATCAACTTTTACATAATGAGATTAATTTTTCTCTCTAAGCGATTTTAATTATGTATTCCCCCTCATTAGCCTTGTACATTCATGGTAAATAATTATGAAATATAATCTAATAAAGTTTAACTTCAGTTGATTAGAAAAGAGAATTCTCATATATTCTTACAAACTAGATTAAACCCTATTGAGTAATTTGAActtaattttgaagaaaaaatattttttaaaattatttgaatatcatatctaatttattgtaaaaaagtaaaataaaaaataataaatatttaaaggtctttaattttttattaaattaaaaaaaaataaaatttaattgtttttttGCTTTGGTTTTTTTGTTGGGTTCACAAAATGACCTATCTCTTATCGGTTTCCTTAATCCTTTTGGACTGGGGAAGGCTATCTTCTCCGTTCAATTGTGGGGTCCTCTCCCCACCCGAGTTGGGTCGTAAATAACCTATTGTTTTGATCTTTGGTTTGCAGATCTTGAAGTTTCATAACGATAGGGCTTGTAAAACATCTACTTGTGTTTCAATTGATTGAAGAAGTCTTGAAGTTGGCGTGGTTGGTTGCTTGGTCCTGCCCAGCGGGAGGGTGCATGCATTTAGCTGCTGTTAGGAAGTGTACCCTGTAGTTCTATAGCTAGCCTATTCCTCTAGTCCGCTGACCCTCCAAGGCAAAGAAAGCTATTTGAACTCTGCCTTCTGACTTTCTCCGCAGATTACAAAGAATGAGTGAGTTTTGTTTTTGTTGTATTTTCTTGAGGTACTATTAATGTGTTAGGAAGACTGAGCTTAATGGATGTTTAACAGCTTTTGAAGCTATGCGTCGTTCCACAACCATGACGTAAGATTTTGTCtggtaattaatattattatatggatcaaaattaatttctttaatgtggttcaatattaattgatatttactttaattaatataaatcctCATTATATAAGGATTACTTTAATTGAAGTAAATCCTAATTTTAATTGTATAAGTATACTTGATAGATGTATCAGATTAAgttttggatatatatatatatatgagttggTTCTCTCTTTACCCATAAGGTTACAcacattctctttcataaagtcAGAGATATTAGAGTCATCTCAAGAAAATCTTCCATCATTAAATTCTTGTGTGTAAATCGATAAGGGTCAAGAGGgagaattttttaaattaaaaggtCTCTCTCAATTATTAGCATGACTCAAACTCCACATCAGGTACGCTTTCTAgatctgtgagaatttatttgttcaaAATCCATTATTAGGGTGATGGTTGAATCTTATGTTTATAATTCACATTATATTTGTGATTGTTATGATCTATTaagaattattttacatgtgatatCAGAACTATAGGTTTTGAACAATTAAATTTCTCCATCAAATTTATGATGATGAACATAATGTTAAAGTTCTTACTTGTTATTAGATATGGGTAGGATTAAAATGTGGATCATAAAAGTTTTATGATTAATGttaatgattaaaataattataatattattattattaaaatttgacccAATTAAGTTTTGGGCATGAGAATTATTAACACGATGACAAATCCTATTATAAAGATATTTAAGTTTGAGATCATATTTTCtcaaaagaaagaaattaaaagaaacaaaaaaaaattatattttctaccCAATCTAATTATGATTTGTAATTAAACCTAataaatgaacaaatattaagtTTATTAAGATACATAATTTATATGTGTGCCTTGTGATATTTGTTTTAGTTTGCTAGTTACCAAAGTGgccaaactaaaataaaattaaattaatagttttttagttaccaaaatggccaaactatgaatgatatttacatgcatataaaaaattatcaattatccaTACTAATAGATGcctatgatgaaaagtgaattaaTTGATACTTACTAGTCATTAGAACTTAAGGATTTTACCCAAaggtaaatcaattattctatgatagtgagaattatgaggacaataatattttatcaaatatacATTGGATGTCCAAAGATAATATGTATATTTgatataagttaattattatcCAATTAAGTTTAAAGGTATTTAATTTGGGATAGTATATTATAGTATCTACCCAAAGGAAAACTATAGTCTACTTTAATTGTTAAAGTTATCTGAATCTATTTTGAGTATATAAATATCATATTGCAGCTTTTTCTCTTCATTTGCAAGCTTAATCTCTTATTGTTTTACTGAATTGAACTTCATTGAATGGTGTGAGCAAGTCAAGTTCCAATTGGTGTCTTGAACCTTAACTTGGCTAATTCGCTGCTATTATGGATATAAGTAGTGAGAAAGAGAAGTTATACCATAAGCAATGAGAATCATGAAGCAAAGTAAGCCTTATATTTTTTGTGAATAACTATTGCTAACAACATTAGGACTACAATTACACGGGGTGAAAATATAAAAGAATACCTTAAACTCATGAAATATATATTCTATTCTGAAGTTAAGTCACTCACTGGTGCTCTAATGGCATAACTCACAACCATAAAGTATGATGGGTAGAAGAGTATGCAAGAGCACATTATTGGAATAAGTGATATTGCAGCAAAATTAGAAACTTTAAGAATGACAGTTGATGATTCCTTATTGGTGTAGTTCATTTTGAACTCATTACCTCCTGAATATGGgttatttcaaattaattacaaCACTATTAAGGATAAGTGGAATTGTAATGAATTGGCCAGTAAGCTAGTTTAGGAGGAAATAAGACTGAAAAATCAAGGGACTCATTCTGTCAACATTATGGGTCAAGAAGGTAACAAAGGACTTAAAGTTAAAGCCTACAAgtttaagaagaaaaaaaaaggatctTTAAATGTTACTTAAGCTAAGGAAAGGAATAAATGGTAATATGGCACTATCAGAAAGATTGCATGAAAGATAAAGCTTGATTTGAAAAAAAAGGTAATCTTTATGCTTATGTATGTTTCAAATCAAACTTATTTGAAGTTCCTAATAATACTTGGTAGCTTGATTTTGATGCTACTATTTATATCTCCAATGTGATGAAAGAATTTCTTATGGTCCAAACCGAAACCCAATTAAGACTTTCTATTTATGGGGAACCATATGAAGTCTCCAATTGAAGGCATAGAGACTTTCTGTTTGGTCTAAGATAATAGCTATCAATTAGACCTATTAAAAACTTTCTATGTGCTTTCAATTTCTAGGAATGTCATTTTTGTTTCAAAACTAAatccatcacaaaactcaatgttAAGTTTGGGTATGGATGtttcaatttatttaataataatgataatttcatTATTGTTTTTGGAATTCTTACTGATGATCTATATATACTAAAACTTGATGATAATTTTGTAGAATCCTTGCTTGTCACTTATAGCAATATTGGAATTAATCATAGTAGATTGAATGAGAATTTTGTTTTCTTGTAGCATAAGCATTTGGGTCacatatccaaagaaagattAGAAAGGTCAGTAAAGAATAAAATTCTACCGAGTTCAGATATTATTGATCTTAATGTGTGTAGATTACATTAAACGAAAGCAAATCAAACACAATAAGAAAGAAGCCACAAGAAGCAGTAAGCTTCTTGAAATTATACACACTGATATATGTAGGCCTTTTGATACTCCATCTTTTAGTGGAGAAaaatactttattacctttattgatgatttttcatGTTATGAACATTTTTATTTGCTTAATGAAAAATCTCAATCAATAAATGCACTTGAAGTATACATAAATGAGGTTGAGAGACAATTAGTTAGAAAAGTATAAATAGTAAGGTCAGATAGAGGTAATGAATACTATGGGAAACACATTGGAATGGGATAATGTGCTAGTCTATTTGTAAAGTTCTTAGAAAGTTATGTCATATGTGTACAATATACCATGCCAAGTGCTCATTAATAAAATGAGGTGACAGAAAGGTAAAATCAGACTTTAATGAATATAGTTAGGAGTTTGATGAGTAACTTTTCTTTACCTATATCTTTGTGGATATATGCACTGTATACTTGTTAAATAGGATTCCTAGTAAGGCAGTCTCAAAAACACCTTGTGAATTATGGACTGAAAGGAAACATAGTTTAAGGCACCTGCATGTTTGGGGTTATCGAGTGGAAGCAAGAATTTATAATCCACATGAAAAGAAATTAGATTCTCGAATGATAAGTGGATACATTATTAGTTATCCAGAGAAATCTAAAGGATATAAGTTTTTATGTTCCAAACCACAGTCCAAGAATTGTGGAAACTGGTAATTCAAGATTCCTTGAGAATGTTGAAGTTAGTGGGAGTGTTGAGAGACAAGATGTGgatatacaagaaaataaagttgaTTTTCATGTGCCTATTAAAGTTCCAATATCCACTCCTGCTCCACATGTTGTTCCAGCAGTTGTTGAAGGACCTAACAATGCTACACAACATAATGATGAAACACATCCTGAAGAAGCTAACCCACAAAGAGCTAATGAAGGTGAACCACAAGAAATGCCATTAAGAATATCTCAAAGAGAAAAGAGATCAACAATTGCTGATGATTACATAGTTTACTTGCAAAAGTCAGATTTTGACATAGGAATTAATAAAGTTCCAGTTTCCTTATCACAAGCTATAGAAAGTAATGAGTCTGATAAGTAATTAGATGCCATGAAAGATGAGTTAAAATTTATGGAACAAAACAAAGTATGAGATTTTATCGAATTGCATAAAGGATCTAAACGAGTTGGGTGTAAATGGGTCTTTAAGACCAAGCGCGATTCGAATGACAAAATCAAATGATATAAAGCAAGACTTATTACCAAGGTTTATACTCAGAAGGATGGTATTGACTATAAAGAAACATTTTTACTAGTCTCAAAGAAAGACTCATTAAGAATTATCATAGCATTAGTGGCTTATTATGACTTAGAGTTGCACCAAATAGATGTGAAAACAACATTTCTAAATGAAGAACTTGAAGAGGAAGTTTATATGGACCAACCTAAAGGTTTCTCAGTTAAAGGAAAATGCCATATGGTGTGTAAATTTAAGAAATCAATAGACATACTTAAGTAAGCTTCCCACTAGTGGTATATTAAGTTTAATGATACCATAAAGTCTTTTGATTTAAAGAAAATGTCATTAATCGATGTATATATATCTTAAGATCAGTGGGACTATgattattttcttaattctgtatgttgatgatgtcacaccttacccctctgtaaggcataacatgatcccgtagaatacctaatgaactatcgaacttcacctaccgataactcattaagtaccctataagggattttaaaacaattttcttatttttgataagtggtgagcatttctaataagtatttaaaacatgtaattaagttgaaagctagttagaaattttagcccattttattttttcgcaaattttataaaaattttgacagagttccctctgtattttgagaaaacagttcttcaaatacctgtaaaaagcacttctaaaaattttctcaataactgcttcaatttcatatgcaatctcaatcaagttctcaacacatttatcaactttcaatttcaaatctactatccaatgatcatcaaaatactaacaatccatttcattcaaattaaataaaatagttccattcatatttcgttagaaacaaaacaatttaaatagatcattacaaaatttacattaagagaatttcaaactacaatatatattacaactttatacaaattttatacaattgctcaagacccatttttacatgtccatacatttatgtgcaatatatacatcaaaagaaatatttataattagggtataaattatacccgaagactttaggctgaatgatcctcaatctttagcagctcaatctgctgctcctctagtctctatatctgcgacagcaataaaagctatcgctgagtactaggactcagtggtgcacaacatactaaaataatctttatgcaaacataaaatcacatttattcaaaaatttgactaaacatgagcattaaacacaaaacatgaattatgagattttaatgcaaa carries:
- the LOC131183383 gene encoding uncharacterized protein LOC131183383, translating into MGNYVSCKLANPLLLKNSKSTKVIFPSGEIGQIHQPTKAAELMMETPNFFIVNSKSLKIGRRFCALNADDDLQKANVYIMYLMYRKYSVVTASDLGALFMGANSAVKRVSGGKVRFRPDTTSDTAVDGVAVPRLSLEGTEEVSTPEFRHRMSMSRSRKPLLATIDEEPVRSR